TCGCCGGAGCCGTCGCGGTTGCGGCCGTGGCCGTCGCGATCTGGTGGCTGCCCCCGCACACCGGAGGCGCGGCGCTACTGATCTTCGCCGCGGCCACCGCCGCACGGCTGGCGTGGGGATGGCTGCGGCGCCACCCGACCGTGGGGGCGCTGGCCACCGTGGTGGTCGTGCTGCCGGGTGCGGTGATCGGCTACCTGGGCGTGGTGGCCGCGGTCACGGAGTTCCTGGCCCCGAGCATGCCCGTCGCCGCCACCGCCGCAGTTCCGGCCTGGTTGCCGGCGATCGTGGTGGCGGTGCCGGTGGTCGGAGCGCTGTTGGTCCACCGGGCACACGCACTCGGTCTCGGCCGCTGGCGCGACCGCCTCTACGTGTTGGCGTTGTCCGCCGGACAGCAGCGCACGCACACCACTCCGGGTCTCCCGTCACGTGCGGTGCCCGCACCGCACCCACGGCCGGTGCCCCTTCCCGAGGGGGCCGGGGCGTGATCGGCCGGGCCCGGACCCTCGACGGGACCGCCGGACGGCTTCCGGCGCTCTGACCGGAGCCACCCGGGTCTCCCGGAAGCGCGGCCCCAGGGCTTCACGCCGTCGCGCGTCCCGCCACCGTCATCACAGCAGTGAGGAGTCGCAACCCATGACCATCGGACCCATCACCAAGGCCGCTCCCGAGCCCGCCGCCTCGGCAGCCGCCGTGCGTGCCGTGATCGCCGACGCCGCCGCGTTCTTGGCGCCGACCTGGCCGCTCGCCGACTTCATCGCGGTCAACCCGCTGTCCGGCCTGGTGGACCGCCCCTTCGCGGACGCGGCCATCACCGCCGCGGACCTGCTCGGAGCGCGGGTTACCCCGGACGAGAGCTGGCTGCGGGCGGCCTGGCGGCACGGGCGGATCACCGACGACGACGTGCGTGCCGCGTTGATCCGCCGCCACCCCGAGGTGCTGCGATGCCGACCGCTCACCCTCGGCTGCCGGCCCTACGACCCGGTCGAACTCCTGTCGGCCGATCTGCACCAGGGCATCACCAACCCCCCGCCGATCCGCCAGGCACGCACAGCGACTGAAGCGCTGGCCCCGGACATGGCCGCCCTCCTCGACACCCACACGATCCAGTGGTGTTCGGCTTATTTGGACGAGGGCCAGTCCACCTGGCGGATGCCCGGCCGCGACCGAGGCTTCTACCATGCGTGGCGGGCTCTGGCCGTACACGACACGGCCCTGCCGCGGCGCGTGCGCACACGTCTTCGGGACCTGCCCGAACGGGCCGAGCAGGCCGTTGCGGAGGCTCTGGCCGCCCTCGGTGTCCCGGACGACCAGTGCACCCGCTATCTCCAGGCCCATCTGGCATGCCTTCCCGGATTCGCCGCCCACATCCGCTGGCGGGGCGAACTGCAGGGCAGTGGTATCGACCTGGTCGCCTACCTCGCCCTGCGGTTGACCACCGAAGCCGCCGCGCTCACCGAGACCCATACCCGCGGTACGGCGTGGAACTCGGCCTCCGCCGACCTGCTCGACACCAGGCAGGCCACCACCGAACCCGAAGATCGGGCCCGCCACCTACTGGAGGCCCTGAAGATCACCGACACCGACGCGGCACAGCGCACCGAATTGGCGCGGTTCCTCGACCGACTCCCGGTGGAACAACGGACCCTCGTCTGGCTGGACGCCTACGAAGACCACTACCGGAGCCGACTGCTGCGCACCCTGAGCCGCTCGGAGCCCGAGTGGACCGACGCCCCTCCGCGGGCACAGGTGGTGTGCTGCATCGATCCCCGTTCCGAGGGACTGCGCCGCCACCTGGAAGCGCTCGGCGACTACCAGACCCTGGGCTTCGCCGGATTCTTCGCCGTCGCCATGCGCTACCGCGACCTCGCCGGAGGAACCGCTCGCGCCCAGTGCCCGGGCCCGATCACGCCCCGGCACACCGTCACCGAACGCCCCAGCGAGGGCCGACAGCGCGCGGCCGAACGGTCGCTGACCGGTCGCCGGGTACTCGCCGCGGCCGACCACTCCCTCCACGCCGCCAAGGACGACCTGGTGGCACCGTTCGTGCTCGCCGAATCGGCCGGTTGGCTCCTGGGCCCGTTGGCCGCGGCCAAGACCTTCACTCCCGGTGCCGTCGGCGCCGCCCGCGCGTGGTGGACCCGCCGTATCATCACCGACCCTGCGACCGAGATCTCCCTCGAGGACGCCTTCACCCCCGAGGAGCGCACCGCGACCGCCGAAGGCATCCTCACGCTGATGGGTTTGACCCAGGGGTTCGCACGCCTCGTCGTGCTCTGCGGGCACCGTGCCCACACCGACAACAACCCCTACCAGGCCGCACTGGACTGCGGTGCATGCGGGGGGCACCCCGGCGGCCCCAACGCCCGCGCCGCCGCCGCCCTGCTCAACGATCCACAGGTCCGCCGACACCTCGCCGAACGCGGCATCGGCATTCCCGACGACACCCGGTTCGTTCCGGCCGAACACGACACCACCACCGACACCGTGCGCCTGTTGGACACCCACCTCCTGCCCGACACCCACCGCCGGGACGTCGACCGGCTCACCGCCGATCTTCGCACGGCCGGCGCACACCTGGCCGCCGAGCGCTGCGCCACCCTACCGGGCGCACCTTCCCGGCCCCGCCCCCGGCAGGCGGCGCGCCACACCCGCACGCGCGCCCGCGACTGGGCCCAGGTCTTCCCCGAATGGGGTCTGGCCGACAACGCGGCCTTCCTCATCGCACCCCGCGCCCTCACCCGGGGGATCGACCTGCACGGCCGTCTGTTCCTCCACGACTACGACCCCGACCTCGACCCGGCCGGCACCGTCCTGGAGACCATCCTCACGGCGCCGCTCGTCGTCGCGCACTGGATCAACAGCCAGTACTACTTCGCCGCCACCGATCCCCAGGCCTTCGGCGCCGGCAGCAAGGC
This DNA window, taken from Nocardiopsis exhalans, encodes the following:
- a CDS encoding DUF2309 domain-containing protein, coding for MTIGPITKAAPEPAASAAAVRAVIADAAAFLAPTWPLADFIAVNPLSGLVDRPFADAAITAADLLGARVTPDESWLRAAWRHGRITDDDVRAALIRRHPEVLRCRPLTLGCRPYDPVELLSADLHQGITNPPPIRQARTATEALAPDMAALLDTHTIQWCSAYLDEGQSTWRMPGRDRGFYHAWRALAVHDTALPRRVRTRLRDLPERAEQAVAEALAALGVPDDQCTRYLQAHLACLPGFAAHIRWRGELQGSGIDLVAYLALRLTTEAAALTETHTRGTAWNSASADLLDTRQATTEPEDRARHLLEALKITDTDAAQRTELARFLDRLPVEQRTLVWLDAYEDHYRSRLLRTLSRSEPEWTDAPPRAQVVCCIDPRSEGLRRHLEALGDYQTLGFAGFFAVAMRYRDLAGGTARAQCPGPITPRHTVTERPSEGRQRAAERSLTGRRVLAAADHSLHAAKDDLVAPFVLAESAGWLLGPLAAAKTFTPGAVGAARAWWTRRIITDPATEISLEDAFTPEERTATAEGILTLMGLTQGFARLVVLCGHRAHTDNNPYQAALDCGACGGHPGGPNARAAAALLNDPQVRRHLAERGIGIPDDTRFVPAEHDTTTDTVRLLDTHLLPDTHRRDVDRLTADLRTAGAHLAAERCATLPGAPSRPRPRQAARHTRTRARDWAQVFPEWGLADNAAFLIAPRALTRGIDLHGRLFLHDYDPDLDPAGTVLETILTAPLVVAHWINSQYYFAATDPQAFGAGSKALHNVVGGGLGVMTGHTGDLRSGLPWQSLTDGHHTRHEPQRLLAIVQAPLQRLDTLIARHTVLRHMFDHDWVGLAARERPDQPWLRYTSTGWRPWLPATATPEGGRPSAPLST